The genomic DNA CCGGCGGCGTGATCACCGGTAGGCCAGGTCCCCGGTTCGACCCGGGCGGCACCGCCACCCGCGCGGAAGTCGCCGCCATGCTGCACAGGCTCTGTACAATGACCGAGGCTCGCTGAAAATCCCCCGTTGCGACAAAAATTTTACGCGTGAAAAACGTATAAACGTATAGATGTATAAACGTATAGATGATGATGGAGGTGTAAAGGCATGGAAGACAAGTTGCACGGCAAACTGACAAACGAAGTCGGCGCGCCGGTGGCGGACAATGAGCACGCCGTCACGGCGGGGCCCCGGGGCCCTGTGGTCATGCAGGACGTATGGCTGATGGAGAAGATGGCGCACTTCAACCGCGAGGTCATCCCCGAGCGCCGGATGCACGCGAAAGGCTGGGGCGCCCATGGGCGTCTGACGGTGACCGGCGACATCTCACGCTACACGAAGGCCAAAGTGCTAAGGCCGGGCCAGGAGACGGATCTGTTCGTCCGCTTCTCAACGGTGGCCGGTGAGCGCGGCGCGGCGGACGCCGAGCGGGACATCCGGGGCGTCGCGTGCAAATTCTACACCGAAGAGGGCAACTGGGACCTGGTCGGCAACAACACGCCCACATTCTTCATTCGCGACGTGCACAATTTTTCGGACCTAAACCGCGCCGTCAAGCGCGACCCGCGCTCCGGGATGCGGTCGGCCCAGAACAACTGGGACTTTTGGACGCTGCTGCCCGAGACGTTCCACCAGCGTACGATCGTCCTGTCGGACCGCGGGATCCCCGCCAGCTTCCGTCACATGCATTTCTACGGCGAGCACACGTTCTCGCTGTACAATGCGGAAAACCGGCGCGTGTGGTGCAAATTCCATTTTCACACGCAGCAGGGCGTCAAAAATCTGACCGACGAGCAGGCCGCCAAACTCTGCGGCCAGGACCGCGAGAGCCATGGGCGCGATCTGTTCGAGGCCATCGAGCGGGGGGATTTCCCCAAGTGGACGATGTATATCCAGGTCATGACCGAGGAGCAGGCGAAGCAGCACTACGAGAATCCCTTTGACATCACCAAGATTTGGCGGCACAAGGAGTTCCCGCTGATCGAGGTGGGCGTGCTGGCGCTGAACCGCAACCCGGAAAACTACTACGCGGAGGTGGAGCAGGCCGCCTTCACGCCGGCGCACGTCGTGCCCGGCATTGGGTTCTCGCCCGACAAGTTCCTTCAGGGGCGTCTGTTTGCCTACGGTGACGCGCAGCGTTATCGGCTCGGCGTCAACTACAATCACATCCCGGTCAACCGCGCGCGGTGTGAGGTGAACGAGTACCACCGCGACGGCGCGATGCGCGTCGACGGCAACTACGGCGCGACGCCGGCCTATACGCCGAACAGCGACGGCGTCTGGTCCGCGCAGCCGGAGGCGGCGGAGCCGCCGCTCGATCTGGAGGGCGCCATGTACCGCTTCGACCCGAAGGATGATCCGACGGACGACAACTTCCGGGCCGGCGGCGACCTCTACCGCGTCATGGCGGAGGACAAACGGGCGCTGCTCATCGAAAACACCGCGCGGGACATCGCGCCGGTGACGGAGAACGTCAAGTACCGCCACGCGACCCACTGCTACTTGGCGGACACGGAGTACGGCGAGCGCATCGCCGCGGCGCTGGGCCTCAGCCTTGAGAAGGTGAAGGACCTGGCCAAACTGGATCAACAGGGCCTGGTCGCCGCGACGCTGCATCCGTGAGCCGCGCTGGGCTAAAAATCGCATCGGGACAGCAAAACGGACGCCGTGCACGGCGTCCGTTTTGCTGTCCCGCCGGCGGCCCCACGATACGGAACGTTGTTTGAGCGGCGCTTGTAAAAAGGGCAAGCAAAAGTAGGGCGCGGCCGCCAGTTCGTAGACGGATGGAGGCGCCTTTGTAATTTGATGTTTTATGTCGCACTTGTTTTTGCCAATATTACACAAAAAGCATTGACTTTTTAAAGGGTTTGTGATTAACTGGCGTCATTGGAAACATTAGGAAGACAAACCCGGCGCGGCCGGGGTCTAACAATACGGTAGGGAGGTACCAAATTTGAAAACCACACAAAAGACGGCCGCACTCTTTCTTGTGCTGATGATGATCGCCGGACTGCTTCCGGCACAGGTTCTGGCGGCCGCGGGCGACGACATCGGCAGGACCATCGACGTGGGGAGCAGCGGAAGGTCCGACGGCGACACAGGCACGGGCTGGTCGTACAGCGACAACGTGTTTACCGTTACGGGGGATGTGACCCTCAAAGGGAAAACGAACAATGGCATTGTCAAACGCGTCGTCATCAGCGGCGGCACGGCGGACAAACCCTTGCAGGTCACCCTGCAGAGCCTGACGATCGCGGCGCTTCAGGCAGGCGCGCCCATCGAATTAAAAACAGGTACGCACGCAGTGCTGACGCTGGACGGCAGTTCCTGGCTGTCTACCTACGACGAAAACGAAAACAACCCGGGCATTCGAACCACCGGCGCCTATTTGACCATTGAGGCCGGCAAGGACACGGGCGAGTTGGAGGTCACAGGCGGCGACAACGCCGCGGGCATCGGCGGCGGCGCTGGCGGTCACGGCGGTACCGTGACCATCAACGGCGGCATTGTCACCGCGGACAGTGTTTACGGCGCGGGCATCGGCGGCGGCGCTGGCGGTGACGGCGGTGTCGTGACCGTCAACGGCGGCATCGTCACGGCAACAAGCAAACAAGGCGCGGGCATCGGCGGCGGGAGGGGTAGCGCGGGCAGCAGCGGATACAACGGCGGCGACGCCGCATTTATCAAGTTTGGAAGAACAGGCGGCAGCGGCCAAACAGGCGGCGGCGGCGGCGGCGGCGCCGCCGTGACCATCAATGGCGGCGCCGTCACCGCTGGCAGCGAATATGGCGCGGGCATCGGCGGCGGCCGTGGCGGAGACGGCGGCAGCGGCGGCAGCGGCGGTGACGCTTGGGTGATCTGGGCGCGCGGCTACAAAGGCGGCTCCGGCGGCCAAGGCGGGCGCGGCGGCGCGGGCGCGACGGTCAGGCTCAACGGCGGCGCCGTTAAGGCCGCCAGCGCCAACGCCGCAGGCATTGGCGGCGGCAGCGGCGGCGGCGGTGGGCGCGGCGGCGGCGGTGGGAGTGGAGGCAAATGGGGTAAAAACGGCTCAAGCGGCAGCGCGGGCGCGGCCGGCGCGCAGGGCGGAGTGGGCAGCTGCGAGGTCAATCGGGTGCACAACCATACCTGGTGGGCGGCCAAAGGAGCCAATCAGGATCCGGGCGGCCCCGGGACGACATATCCGGACGACGCGTTTACAAACGACAACGCGTACAGATATGTAAAAATCCAGGTGCGCACGGCGGTTTTGTGGGATGACATCAGGGCCGGCAACACAAGGCAAGACGCCGTGAAGACCGACCTCAATCTGTTTACGAGCGACGAGAAAGGCGCCGTGATTGAATGGACGTCGAGCGAGCCGGAGGCCATCTCGCCGGACGGCCGGGTGACCCGTCCGGCATACCCCGAGGACGACAAAAAGGTACAACTGACGGCGAAGATCCAGCTGGGCAGCTTCAGCGACGAGATAACGTTTGATATAAACGTGCCCACACTGTCGTGGGACGATCGCGCCGACGCGGATTGGTACACAGAGACAGAGCAAACCCTCTACATCAAAAACGCCGGGCAGTTGGCGAGTCTCGCGCGGATTGTGAGCGGCAAAGACGGGCTTTGTGACGAGTTTGCCGGCAAGACGGTGATTTTAACCGCCGACATCGACCTGTCCGAACTCCCGTGGGTTCCGATTGGCACGCAGGACCATCCTTTCAAAGGAAGGTTCCTCGGAGAGGCGCACACCATCAGCGGGCTCAAGTTTGTCAACAATGCGGCGGGGCGTCAGGGCCTGTTTGGCTGGAACTGCGGCAGTATCAGCGACACGGGCGTCGTCGAGCTGCAAATAGAAGGCGGCTGGGAGTCGGGCGGCATTGCCGCCGTCAATGGGGACGAACAGTTTGGCGGGGAAGCCGCCATTGAAAACTGCGTCGTGTCCGGAAGCGTCGCCGCGGACAGCGCCGGCGGACTTGTGGGCAGCAATTACGGCAAGATCCTGAATGGATATTTCTACGGCGCGCTCACAGGCGCCGGCAGCGGCGGCATCGCCGGTGTCAACCGCGGCGACGGGATCGAGAGCGCATACTATTCATACGGCGCCGAAGGACCCGAAAGCGCCGTCGGCGCGGAGACAAAAGGTGTACTCACATGCGTCGGACGTTTCGACGATACGGGCGCCATCGTGGGCTCCGACGGTACGGAGACAGAGTACGGAGAAGAACTGCTGAGAGCGCTGAACACATGCGCCGAATGGCACGGTCTGAGATTTGACTGGGAGAAAAACCGCGGAAGCGGCGTTCCCCCCGTCGTATTCAGCGGTGAGGTTCGGGAGGATCGCGTCGCGGCCGCCGCCGCCAGCCACACCATTGTCGTCAAACATGACAGCGGGCAGTTCGTGGAAAACGCGAAGGTGCGCATTGGCGAGGGCGTTTACACAACGGACAGATTCGGTATGGTGACGGTATGGGACGAAACGCTGTTTGGCGTCAACAGAGTGTACGTGACTCCGACCCCCGAGAAGAGTTGCCGCAGAGGCGAGGCGTACTATGCGTTGACCCCGGGGAAGAGCCGGACGCTGTTTCTGGAAGCCTGGCAAGACGACGGAAAGCCGTACGTGACCATGGCGGCGGACACCGAGACATTCGCGGATGTCCGCGCGGCCAGCGTCTTTTTTATGCAGTACAAAGGTGATATGCTGCGTCTGCTGTGCGCCGGCGAGTGGGCCGGCGGCGGTGGCGGCCGGTTCATGCTGTACCAGAGCGGCGGCAAGTATATTTACAGCGATGCGGACGGAGTCATCAGCCTCGCGCCCGGTCTGACATTCAGTCCGGAGGAACCGCTGTGGCTGAGGATGGAGCCCGACGACGAAAGCAAACCGACGTCGGACTTCGTCCCGGTGTATGTCAGGGTTATCCGGAGCGACTCGGACTTTGAAAAAACGATGAAGTCGGTGGACAGATCGCCGAACTTCACAGCCACGCCCAAAGAAAGCGGCCTTGTGGACGGAGAGGCGACCAGAGTGTATCCGGAGAATGTCAAACTGCCCATGACCGCCATGGCCACGCTGTCGTCCGCCGCGCAGGCCTTGGACGGAACCATCACGTTCCACGGCTACGTCGGAGACTTTAAAGACGGCCCGAAATTTGGTTTCTCGGTGGGCGGACTGAGTGACGCATTTGAATTGCTCAAGGACGCGAAAGATCAGATGAAAACGGAGGACGAATACGAGAGACTGAAGGATGAATGGTCCAAAGTCCTCGAAAAGAAAGCGGACGAAGGGAAAGAAATCTCCAGAAAAGAGCTGGATGAGATGCTGGCGGACATTGACGTGCCCCAATCTGCCCGGGCTCGCGTCGCGGACATCGTCGAGAAACGCGTCACGGAGTGCATTGAGAAAGAATTGGCGCGGCCAGAGGTGGCTGGCCTTGTGGAGAGTTTCGATGAATTGTTTGACGTACTGGACGGGCACATGGCGGCTTTGTGTAAAAAAATGGATACCGCCCTTGATTTTGCCTTTGATAAACTCGTAAACGTCCTGCAGCTTGAGAATCTTGCCGCCGCCGAACGGGCGTGGAAGGCGTTCAAAAGCGATTTCCAGGCCGCCAAAAACAATGTGGGGGCAAGAGGATGTCTGGATACGCTGAAAGACAAATACGGCATCACCGAAAAGACGTTTACCGTCGTGCCCGGCCTTGTCGCCGGCGGCATTGGCGGGATCGGCTATTTCGAAGTGACGTTTGACATGTACGGCAGGCAGCTGTCCAGCACGGGCGAGGTCATGGTCAGCGGATACGCCGAGGGCAAAAAAACATTTACGTTTGTGCTTGGCTTCATCCCGGTGTCCGTAGAGATCGGCGGCGGTTTGGGGTTGGGCGCCGCTGTCAAGACTGTGGTCGGCGCCAGCGGCGGCGGCGTGATGTTCAACGGCGAGGTCGTCGTCGGCATCAATCCGTACATGTGGCTTTCGGCGGGCGTAGGGGTCAGGAACTTGGCGTATTGCGGCGTTAGGGGCGACGCGGGTTTGTATATCGAAGTGTTCGCCAGCAACAACAATAAGCCGTCCACGTCCGGCAGACTCACCGCATCCGCGGGCATAGAAGCCGAGCTGTTGTTTTTCATCAAAAAAAGCTGGACGTTGGGGCGCTACGAAAAACAGCTTTGGGGGCGCGCGCGGACGGCGCGGGCGGCCTTCGGGGCGTTTGCCTTTGAAGATGAGGAAGCTTACTACGCGTATGAAGACGGCGGCTTTGCGCTGTCGTCCAGAGAGTACCTGAGCCACACCACACCGTGGAACGGCCGCTGGCGCGCAGACGGCGCCGCCGCGCTGAGAAGAAGCGCCGCGGCGGATATCCCGCTGCAAGACGGCGTTCTGCCGGGGTCCGTTCCCCAGTTTGCCAAAGCGGGGGATCAGACCGTCATGCTCTTCCAGGCGGACGACGGCGTCAGCCCGACCGGCAATCACATCAGGCTGATGTACACGGTTCTGCAAGACGACGGTTGGAGCGAGCCTGAACCGGTCTGGGACAACGGAACCTCGGATTTCTTCGCGAAAACCCTGACGGTGGGCGACGATCTGTACGTGCTCTGGCAAAAATCCAAGGCGGTCCTGGCGGAAGAGGAGGACCCCCAAGCGCTGCTGGATCAGACCCTGCCCAACATGGAGCTGTGTTTCGCGAAATGGGATGCGGACGCCCTGCAATTTGCGGAGCCGGCATACATAACCGACAACGACGCGGCCGAGATGACGCCGACGCTTGTCGCCGGCGAAGGCGGACTCACCGCGTTGTGGACGGAAGTCCGCGAGGGAGACCTCTTTGGGGGCGGCGAAGGTCTGTATGCGGCGGTCGGCAGCGTGCTTAGCGACGGCGCGTGGAGCGAACCCAAAACGCTGTTTGAGACGAGTACGTACATCAACGAACTGGCGGCCGGGTATGCCGGCGGCGAGCTGACAATCGCGTACGGCACATTTGGCGATGAGGACACGCCCGCGATATGGATATGGCACGGGGCGATCAGCGCGCCGATCTCCCATGCCCAAGGGGCCTCCGGACTGCGATTTTATGACGGACGGTTCTTCTGGCAGGAAGCGGGCAGCATTTACAGCTATGACGCCGCCGCCAATGAGGCGCTCCCGCCCGTCACGGCCGGCGGTGGGCTGATATCCGGTTCATACCGAGTGATGGAGGGCGCGGGCAAAAAGGCCATTGTCTGGGCGGAGCCAAACGTCGATACCGACCCGGAGGCGGAAAGGTATGTGATCAGGGCGTCCTTTGCGCAGGCCGACGGATATGGCCCGCCGGTCACGCTGAAAACCGTCGGCGGCGAGCTGGCCCATTTTGACGCGGCGCTGACCGAGGAGGGCGGCTGGCAGTTTGTCCTGAACACGTACCAAGCTGCGGAAGGGGGCGAGGAAGAGCCAGAACACGCGCTCTGGTATGCCGAGGTGGAACCCAAGACGGACATCGCCCTCGACTATGTGTACGCCTCGGCCGCCGATGTGGCCCATGGCGTGCAGCCGATAGACCTGGTGGTGAGGAACCTGGGCGAAACGGCCGTCGAGCAGCTGTACGTCACCCTGACAGGTCACGAAGCGCTGACGAAGCCCCTGACACTGGCCCCGGGGCAGACGGCGACGGTCAGTGAAACCGTGGACTTGCACAAACTTCCGGCTGACGGGCGCCTGCGCGCCGAGGTTTCCTGCGAAGGGGACAGTGATTCGGACAACAATGTGTACGAGACGACGGTAGGCTTGACGGACGTGGCCGTCAGCGTGACGCAGCAGCGGGTGGGCGATCGGATCTTCCTGACGGCCGCGCTGTCCAACGATGCGGATATCGCGACGGAAACGACGCTCACCGTCCGCGAAAACGACGCAAACGGCAGGCTTTTAAGTGAAAAGCGACTCGTTGCGGACAGCCGGAAAACCATCGAGGTGTTCTTCGATGTGGATGTGCTGCGCACCGCGGCAGACAAGCTTTACTTTGAGGCGGAAACCGCAAAACCCGACGCCTATCCGGACAACAACCGCGTGACGGCGCCCCTTTACAGGGAACGCCCGACGCCGCCGGCGGCGGATCTGACGATGGATCCGGCGCAGGAGATTCGGTGGGTCCCGGCCGAAGGGGTTTCGCTCAGCGGAGAAAGCCTGTTTTACAGACAGGAAGAGAACGAGACACCCGAAGAAGCCAAGTTCACGGCGCGCGTGTATCCCGAAGACGCGAGCAACCGAGACGTAGTATGGCTCTCTTCCGACGCGCGCGTCGCGCATGTGGACGACAGCGGACAGCTCACCCTGAGAGCGCCGGGCCAGACCGTGATCACGGTCGTCACGAAGGACGGCGCCCACAGGGACAGTTTGGAAGTGACGGTCAAAGACGCCCGCCATACATTGACGGTCGGGGAAACCGTGGGCGGATATGTGACAGTCGACGGCGCGAGGGCCGGTGAGGCGGAAAGCGTCGAGAGAGAGGGCGGAGACCAGGTGTCGATAGAGGCGGCGCCCTTCGCGGGGTACAGGTTTGTACGCTGGGTCAGCGTCCCGTCCGACTGCCTAGACGACGAGATGTCGAATCCGGCCGTGCTCACGATGCCGGATGAGGACGCGACGGTTCAGCCGCTGTTCAAGCTCTCCGGGAAAAATCGCGTGCTGTGGTCTCTCTCTCTGAACCCGCCGCCCAGAACCGAATATTACGAGGGCGAGCAATTGGATATATCTGGGATTTCTGTCCTGGGCAATTTTGACGAGGGCGATGGGTTCGGCCTCTCCGGGTATGCCGTCGATCCAGAGCCCGGAACCCCGCTCACGCGGGATATGGAGAGCGTAACCGTCAGTTATACGGAGGGCGGCGTCACCAAGACGGCGCGCTTTGAGATCACCGTGAAAGAACCGCAGCTGCAATCCATCGCCGTCACGGCGCCCGACACAACATTTTATGTCGAGGGCAGCCGTTTGGACCCCGAGGGGCTTGTCGTGACCGCGCACTACACAAACGGCAGCCGGCCGATCGACGACTATACAATGGACCTCGGCCTCGACGATCCGCTGACGCTCGATCGCAACAAGGTGACAGTCAGCCATTCCGAGGGCTCGGTCACCGTTACGGACAGCTTCGACGTCACCGTTGTGAAAGAGATCCATATCAACGGCGTAGAGGTGGGCAGCAAACAGACGACGGTGTATTTCGGCATTCATTCCGCAGCCGGCAAGGGATATGCGGTCCATTTGGCCGAGATGCCGGAAGAATTGGCGGGGGGACAGCCGGAAGACTGGCGGTTTGCACCGTATACCAACGTGAGCTATCAAAAGACTGGTCTCGTCATAAAGGGCCTGACAAAGAGCAAGAACTATTTGATGTACATCACGTACACAGAGAACGGAGCCGTCGCCGAACAAAGCTTCCCTGTGTTGATACCGAGCAATCCGTTGTCTATCACCGACGAAGACGGATACCTGATCGTCACGACGGCGTCGGAGCTTGACGCCATTCGCAGCAACCCGGCGGGGAAATACAGACTGTACGCCGACATCGATTTGACGGACTATATCTCATCGAACTGCACAGCCGAAAAGGGCTGGTATCCGATTGGGTATGGCGCCCCCTATTTCAGCGGCGAACTCGACGGACAGGGCCATACGATCAGCGGGCTGTGGAGCGGCAAAGGATGGGGCATATCTTACAAGGGTCTGTTTTCGGTCACGATGGGCGCCGTGATCAAAAACGTGCACATTGAGCTCGACGAGAGGGGTATCACCGGCGGGTATGAAGTCGGCGGGGTCACCGGGGACGCCAGAAACGGCACGGTGATTGAGAACTGCACGGTGTCGGGCGGCCAGATTGTCGTCACGGGCGGAGGATACGCCGGCGGCCTTGTCGGGCGCGCATACGGGAGCCCTCCGGTCGTTTTCAAGGATTGCACGGTCGCCGGCACATACACCAAAACCAGCGGCAACTATTCGGGCGGGCTTGTCGGCTGCGCGCTCGGCAAAACACAGATCATTCGGTGCCAGACCATCGACACCGTCTCCGAAGGCGGTTCCTATGTCGGCGGCCTGGCGGGGGCGCTGCACGGCGGCGCGTCGATCGAGGCGGCGTACGCAAGCGGAACGGTCAAGGCGGCGGCTTCCTATGCGGGCGGTCTGGCGGGGGCGGTATATGAGGCGTCTTCTATCAGCGGCGGGTACGCTGTCGTGGACGTCAGCGCGTCGCATTACGCCGGCGGACTTGTCGGAACATTGTACGGCCGTTCGACGCTGTTCAAATCGTGCGCTTACGGCGACGTTACCACAAAGAATTACATAGCCGGCGGACTGGTCGGAGAAGCGATTGCCGCCGTCATCAGCAATTGCTATGCCCAGGGTGACGTGAAAGGCACGACGGGCGTCGGCGGATTGGTCGGGTACTTTTCAGGGTCGGGCACCGGCGGCGACAAATCGGTTGAAAACTGTTATTCATCGGGGAAAGTAAGCGGCACAGGCACAACGGAATACGGTGCGTTCAACGGCCGTTCTGGGGTGAAATATTTGGGGACGAACCACTATGACGGCGACAAGGCGGGGGTTTCGCGCGGCCAGGGGACGAGCGGCTCGCCCGCCGGAGCGCCGTCCGCGTACCCGCAGAGCCAGACGACGGCCAATATGATGAAACGGTCCACATTCGCCGGCTGGGATTTTGAGAACATCTGGCACATACGCGAAGGCGAGTATCCGTTCTTTGAGCGCATCGCTTCAGACGAACCGCAGCCGTAAGGCGGCGCCTGCAGACAAAGCCCGGCGGCCGTATCCCCTCGGGGCGCGGCCGCCGGGCTTTGAAGTGATTCCATTGGTTTTGACGCCTTCACTGTCTCGCGCGGGCGCGCAGGGCGCCGGCGGCCCAGAAGAGGAGGAAGGCTGCGATGTTGACGAGGACCACGCTGGCCCCCGTGGGGGTGTTGTAGAGATAGGAGCCGACCACGCCGAGAGAGAAGCAGAGGACCGAGACGCAGGCGGCGCACACTGTCACGCTCCGGAATCGTTTGCACACCCGCATGGACGTGAGAGCGGGGAAGATGATGAGGCTGGAGATCAGCAGTGCGCCCATCATCCGCATGCCAAGCACGATAGTGACCGCCGTCAAAAAGGCGATCAGCATGTTGTACAGCCCAACCTTGATTCCCGTGGCCCGCGCGAAGGTCTCGTCGAAAGTGACCGCAAAGAGCTTGTTGTAAAACAGGACAAACAACGTCAGCACCACGACGGCCAGGACGACGCTCAGCGTGACGTCGTCGTGGCGCAGGGCCAGGATGCTGCCGAACATGTAGTTGCAGACGTCCGTGTTCATGCCTGTCGTCATCGAGATGACCACGACGCCCACCGCCAGGGACCCGGTGGTGATCAGCGCGATGGCCGCGTCGCCCTTGATCTTGCTGTTTTCACTGATGCGCAGCAGCAAAAACGCCGCCAGCACCACAATGGGGATGGACACCGTGAGCGGCGCCATGTTCAGCGCCGTGGCGATGGCGA from Oscillospiraceae bacterium includes the following:
- a CDS encoding bacterial Ig-like domain-containing protein, translated to MKTTQKTAALFLVLMMIAGLLPAQVLAAAGDDIGRTIDVGSSGRSDGDTGTGWSYSDNVFTVTGDVTLKGKTNNGIVKRVVISGGTADKPLQVTLQSLTIAALQAGAPIELKTGTHAVLTLDGSSWLSTYDENENNPGIRTTGAYLTIEAGKDTGELEVTGGDNAAGIGGGAGGHGGTVTINGGIVTADSVYGAGIGGGAGGDGGVVTVNGGIVTATSKQGAGIGGGRGSAGSSGYNGGDAAFIKFGRTGGSGQTGGGGGGGAAVTINGGAVTAGSEYGAGIGGGRGGDGGSGGSGGDAWVIWARGYKGGSGGQGGRGGAGATVRLNGGAVKAASANAAGIGGGSGGGGGRGGGGGSGGKWGKNGSSGSAGAAGAQGGVGSCEVNRVHNHTWWAAKGANQDPGGPGTTYPDDAFTNDNAYRYVKIQVRTAVLWDDIRAGNTRQDAVKTDLNLFTSDEKGAVIEWTSSEPEAISPDGRVTRPAYPEDDKKVQLTAKIQLGSFSDEITFDINVPTLSWDDRADADWYTETEQTLYIKNAGQLASLARIVSGKDGLCDEFAGKTVILTADIDLSELPWVPIGTQDHPFKGRFLGEAHTISGLKFVNNAAGRQGLFGWNCGSISDTGVVELQIEGGWESGGIAAVNGDEQFGGEAAIENCVVSGSVAADSAGGLVGSNYGKILNGYFYGALTGAGSGGIAGVNRGDGIESAYYSYGAEGPESAVGAETKGVLTCVGRFDDTGAIVGSDGTETEYGEELLRALNTCAEWHGLRFDWEKNRGSGVPPVVFSGEVREDRVAAAAASHTIVVKHDSGQFVENAKVRIGEGVYTTDRFGMVTVWDETLFGVNRVYVTPTPEKSCRRGEAYYALTPGKSRTLFLEAWQDDGKPYVTMAADTETFADVRAASVFFMQYKGDMLRLLCAGEWAGGGGGRFMLYQSGGKYIYSDADGVISLAPGLTFSPEEPLWLRMEPDDESKPTSDFVPVYVRVIRSDSDFEKTMKSVDRSPNFTATPKESGLVDGEATRVYPENVKLPMTAMATLSSAAQALDGTITFHGYVGDFKDGPKFGFSVGGLSDAFELLKDAKDQMKTEDEYERLKDEWSKVLEKKADEGKEISRKELDEMLADIDVPQSARARVADIVEKRVTECIEKELARPEVAGLVESFDELFDVLDGHMAALCKKMDTALDFAFDKLVNVLQLENLAAAERAWKAFKSDFQAAKNNVGARGCLDTLKDKYGITEKTFTVVPGLVAGGIGGIGYFEVTFDMYGRQLSSTGEVMVSGYAEGKKTFTFVLGFIPVSVEIGGGLGLGAAVKTVVGASGGGVMFNGEVVVGINPYMWLSAGVGVRNLAYCGVRGDAGLYIEVFASNNNKPSTSGRLTASAGIEAELLFFIKKSWTLGRYEKQLWGRARTARAAFGAFAFEDEEAYYAYEDGGFALSSREYLSHTTPWNGRWRADGAAALRRSAAADIPLQDGVLPGSVPQFAKAGDQTVMLFQADDGVSPTGNHIRLMYTVLQDDGWSEPEPVWDNGTSDFFAKTLTVGDDLYVLWQKSKAVLAEEEDPQALLDQTLPNMELCFAKWDADALQFAEPAYITDNDAAEMTPTLVAGEGGLTALWTEVREGDLFGGGEGLYAAVGSVLSDGAWSEPKTLFETSTYINELAAGYAGGELTIAYGTFGDEDTPAIWIWHGAISAPISHAQGASGLRFYDGRFFWQEAGSIYSYDAAANEALPPVTAGGGLISGSYRVMEGAGKKAIVWAEPNVDTDPEAERYVIRASFAQADGYGPPVTLKTVGGELAHFDAALTEEGGWQFVLNTYQAAEGGEEEPEHALWYAEVEPKTDIALDYVYASAADVAHGVQPIDLVVRNLGETAVEQLYVTLTGHEALTKPLTLAPGQTATVSETVDLHKLPADGRLRAEVSCEGDSDSDNNVYETTVGLTDVAVSVTQQRVGDRIFLTAALSNDADIATETTLTVRENDANGRLLSEKRLVADSRKTIEVFFDVDVLRTAADKLYFEAETAKPDAYPDNNRVTAPLYRERPTPPAADLTMDPAQEIRWVPAEGVSLSGESLFYRQEENETPEEAKFTARVYPEDASNRDVVWLSSDARVAHVDDSGQLTLRAPGQTVITVVTKDGAHRDSLEVTVKDARHTLTVGETVGGYVTVDGARAGEAESVEREGGDQVSIEAAPFAGYRFVRWVSVPSDCLDDEMSNPAVLTMPDEDATVQPLFKLSGKNRVLWSLSLNPPPRTEYYEGEQLDISGISVLGNFDEGDGFGLSGYAVDPEPGTPLTRDMESVTVSYTEGGVTKTARFEITVKEPQLQSIAVTAPDTTFYVEGSRLDPEGLVVTAHYTNGSRPIDDYTMDLGLDDPLTLDRNKVTVSHSEGSVTVTDSFDVTVVKEIHINGVEVGSKQTTVYFGIHSAAGKGYAVHLAEMPEELAGGQPEDWRFAPYTNVSYQKTGLVIKGLTKSKNYLMYITYTENGAVAEQSFPVLIPSNPLSITDEDGYLIVTTASELDAIRSNPAGKYRLYADIDLTDYISSNCTAEKGWYPIGYGAPYFSGELDGQGHTISGLWSGKGWGISYKGLFSVTMGAVIKNVHIELDERGITGGYEVGGVTGDARNGTVIENCTVSGGQIVVTGGGYAGGLVGRAYGSPPVVFKDCTVAGTYTKTSGNYSGGLVGCALGKTQIIRCQTIDTVSEGGSYVGGLAGALHGGASIEAAYASGTVKAAASYAGGLAGAVYEASSISGGYAVVDVSASHYAGGLVGTLYGRSTLFKSCAYGDVTTKNYIAGGLVGEAIAAVISNCYAQGDVKGTTGVGGLVGYFSGSGTGGDKSVENCYSSGKVSGTGTTEYGAFNGRSGVKYLGTNHYDGDKAGVSRGQGTSGSPAGAPSAYPQSQTTANMMKRSTFAGWDFENIWHIREGEYPFFERIASDEPQP
- a CDS encoding catalase → MEDKLHGKLTNEVGAPVADNEHAVTAGPRGPVVMQDVWLMEKMAHFNREVIPERRMHAKGWGAHGRLTVTGDISRYTKAKVLRPGQETDLFVRFSTVAGERGAADAERDIRGVACKFYTEEGNWDLVGNNTPTFFIRDVHNFSDLNRAVKRDPRSGMRSAQNNWDFWTLLPETFHQRTIVLSDRGIPASFRHMHFYGEHTFSLYNAENRRVWCKFHFHTQQGVKNLTDEQAAKLCGQDRESHGRDLFEAIERGDFPKWTMYIQVMTEEQAKQHYENPFDITKIWRHKEFPLIEVGVLALNRNPENYYAEVEQAAFTPAHVVPGIGFSPDKFLQGRLFAYGDAQRYRLGVNYNHIPVNRARCEVNEYHRDGAMRVDGNYGATPAYTPNSDGVWSAQPEAAEPPLDLEGAMYRFDPKDDPTDDNFRAGGDLYRVMAEDKRALLIENTARDIAPVTENVKYRHATHCYLADTEYGERIAAALGLSLEKVKDLAKLDQQGLVAATLHP
- a CDS encoding metal ABC transporter permease produces the protein MFEILMEMFSYTFLIRAVVVGLLVSLCAALLGVSLVLKRYSMIGDGLSHVGFGTLAIATALNMAPLTVSIPIVVLAAFLLLRISENSKIKGDAAIALITTGSLAVGVVVISMTTGMNTDVCNYMFGSILALRHDDVTLSVVLAVVVLTLFVLFYNKLFAVTFDETFARATGIKVGLYNMLIAFLTAVTIVLGMRMMGALLISSLIIFPALTSMRVCKRFRSVTVCAACVSVLCFSLGVVGSYLYNTPTGASVVLVNIAAFLLFWAAGALRARARQ